The window GCAATATGTCACGTGATTTCGTGGCCAGATTCGAAGCCAAGGCCGCTGTGCGTGTTCAGCGCGTCTTGATACCCCTGCCCCTCTCCTCTCGATCTTTCTCCCATCCTTGGTTTCGGCCTCAGCCCTATTACAAGGGCCAACGCGCGCGCGCTCATCCTTCCGGGGGTTCGGGCGACGCTTCCAGCTCAAAATACGCCTTGCATTCCTCATTTGCCGAAAATGCCTTGCTCGGCAGGCCGTATTCGGTGATGGttaaaaaaaaacacccaAGAAGTCCAGCATCACGTCAGCACAATGGCCGGCGAACATGAGCAGTACGCAAACCCCTTGCTCCTCGACTGGGTCAAGGAGTGGCTCGACACGGCAAGGGAGCGGAACATGAAAAGCACCTCGACTTACCGAAACGCCTACGAGTCTCTCAAAGCATGCCCCATCACCTTCAAGCACCCGCGCCAGCTCACCCAGCTGAAGGGCTTTGGGGACAAACTCTCCTCTCGCCTCACAGATAAGCTGAAGGAACATTGCGAGGCCAGTGGTCTGCCTATGCCTAAGAACCCACGCTTGTCCAAGGAAAGTCATGCATCCCTCGGTGGGActgctgatgatgacgaaCTGCCGCCTCCCAAGAAGGCGAGAAAAGCGAAGCCCTACGTCCCGACATATCGATCTGGTCCTTACGCCATCCTGCTGTCTCTCTCGGCCTTGGACGAGGACGCTCAACTGGGCATGACAAAGGCCAATCTCGTCGAGCTAGCCCAGGAACACTGCGACTCGTCATTCAGTGTGCCTAGTGACACTACCAAGTTCTACACGGCCTGGAACTCGATGAAGACACTCATAGAGAAGGATCTCGTCTGCGAGAAGGGTCGCCCGCAAAGGCGTTATTCGCTCACTGATGAAGGATGGGAGGTTGCCAGACGCATCAAAAAGACGACACAGCCAAGTGGTAGGGTCGATGACGTCGTGGCAGGTCCCAGTGCAGGCTCCAGTGCCTGTCCTGAGCCTGCAACAGGACCGGATCCGGTCACGATAGCGCCAAGCAGGGACGCCTCTCTATCAGTCGAGCCCGTGGAACAACCAAAGCCCAAGTCGGTATACGAAGGTGTCGTCGCAAATGGCCCAGTGGTCTCGGATGACGCTTCATTGCCGACCTTTACCCCGATCCGGCTCGCGCCGGGGTCTTTCACGGTTCATCTCGCATTGGACATCCGCGAAGTCCGAGCTGTGAAAGACCGCGATTACATGCAAGACGAGCTCACCAAAAAGGGGGTCAAACCCCTCATGCGAGCGTTGGAGATAGGCGACGCACAGTGGGTTGCCAAATGCCACGATTctgccgccctcgctcgCCACGGTGcagagggcgacgaggttATCCTGGACTGGATTGTCGAGCGCAAGCGACTCGACGATCTGGTCAGCAGTATCAAGGATGGCCGCTTCCACGAGCAAAAGTTTCGACTCCGGAAATCCGGGGTCAAAAATGTGGTATACATCGTCGAAGAGATTGCCATGGACTCGGGTTACTACTCCAAGGTTGAGGAGATGATCCAATCGGCCACCGCCTCCACTCAAGTAGTTAACGGCTACTTCCTGAAGAAGACACAGAAGATGGACGACACGATTCGATATCTCGCACGCATGACCTTCATGCTCAAGAAGATGTATGAAAGCAAGCCTCTCCTGGTGATTCCGACATCAGTCTTGACGGCGCAGAACTATCTGCCGCTGCTGGAGCACCTGCGGAGGAAGGAACCATTGACTGGCTATTATATTACGTATCCGGCGTTCGCATCACTGGCGTCCAAATCGGATATGATGACCCTGCGAGATATTTATCTGAAAATGCTAatgacgacgaggggcaTCACAGGGGAGAAGGCACTGGAAATACAGAAGCGGTGGAAGACACCGCACAATTTCATCAAGGCGTTCCAGGAGTGCGGCTCGGGCGAGCAAGGCGTCAAGAGAAAACGAGAGATGGTCATTGACGGCCTGCCCAATCTCGTGGGCCGCAAAAAGATCGCCAAGGCTGTCAGTCAGCGGCTGGCCGAGGTCTGGGGCGATGCTTGAGCATCATCTGGATGATGCGGAGCGCATTATCTCAACAAAGGCATGCTGGTGTGTGTATGTTTGGCAGCTGTAGCGAATAGAAAACCTCGGATACAAACCCAAGGGGCAAGGGGAAACAATAAATTTTCAACCAAAGAAAGCCTCTCCCCAAAAAAACCAATGCTCCTAGGACTTTCCGCCCAGCCCTTCGGCAACGATGCGCTCCACCATTCTCTCCAATGGAGCActgcccgcgccgccgaggtaACCGGCCAGGCTCTTCTCGGCATACTTAGCCATcatgtcgacctcgacgttgACAGTGTCACCGGGCTTCTTCCCCGCTACGACAACTTTCTCCTGGGTGTAGCTGATGAGCATGACCTCCCACcagccctcgtcgtcgtcgacctttGTCACGGTGAGGCTGGTGCCGTCAAGGGCGACGTAGCCCTTGTAAACGACGTAGCGCAGCACGGCCTTGTCGCGAGGCGCGAAACGGAAGGTGAGGGCGTTGCCGTCGGGCGTGACGGCGAGAATGGCAGCGGTGGTATCGACGTGGCCCTGGACAAAGTGGCCGCCCATGCGGGTGTCGGCACGGACGGCGCGCTCGAGGTTGACGCGGGAGTCTTTGGCCAGGGAGCCGAGGTTCGTGATGCGGAGGGTCTCCGGGGCGACGCCGACTTTGAAGGACGGCGGGGTGGTCTCGAACTGGGTGACGGTGAGGCAGACGCCGTTTATGGCGATGGAGTCGCCGAGGTGGCAATCCGAGAGGAGGGTGGAGGATTCGGGGAGGGTGATTGTGAGCGATGTGCCGCCCGTCTCGTCGTTGGGGTTGAGTTCGGAGACGACTGGGGGTAGTGTTAGTAGTGTGTCGATGACGGGTGAGTCAAGGGGgtgagagagtgtgtgtgtgtgagtgaaGGAGTGAGGGGTTCCGGACCTCCGATTTCTTCGACGATGCCTGTGAACATGGCTGCGTTttgtatgtgtgtgtatgtgtctTATATGGTCTAAGAAGTAGCAGAGTGTCGGTATCGAATGGGACGAGTCTTTGAAGCTGTGGACTTGTCGGTCTTGAGGATGGGTTGTGCTGCGTGAATGGGTGAGTAAGATGGGGAGGACGTTGAAGGCTTTCGGGAGCTATGGACATCTAATCAgcgacccctccccccactTTCTGCAACGCGGCGCCCACTAGGAACCAACCATCATGCGATGCACCACGACTGCCATGAGAAATTCCGATTCATCTGCTACCCTTTTCTTCGTGACCGATCATCGCAGTACCTTGTTCGCCGTGTATTGTTTAGTCCGGCCCATTCATTGGGTTGTTGAGACAGTCTCAAATCCTTCTAGGGCGTTCGACATGCTTAGTATGATTTGGTAAGCACAATTGACCCGTAGTCTATCGTGATACTGCATGGTTCGGTGGAGACCATATGCGTGTTCACTCCCCGCGGCTTTTCGAAGTGTGGGGGAGGATGTGGCGGACGAACATGAGCATCATCACATCAAGCGGTAGGCTTGGGCGGATCTTGTTCAGTCCATACGGCTGATTTTGAGCTTGAATATGTCATGGCTAGCCGATAATAGTAACAAAAGACTCTTACTACTGCCGCCGGTAGTACTGTATCTACATGAGCTGTAACATAAATATGAGTAAAATTTTAAACCTCTTGAGGGTATCATCAACGCTTGCAGCGAACAGTATCATTTTCTATTTTTAGTACCTACCCTACATCTGTAATCCGGGTGTTTCCTTACAGTTGTAATTACCTGATGCCCTGCAGCTAGCCAATACTGTAGGTTAGAGAGATGTTTCTGTATTAGAAATGGACTGACAAAGCCTTTGAAGATGACGAGTGGCATTGTTTTCACGCTGTCAGTTGCGTCTTCGTAGAGGAGCACACAGGGATCCCAGGACTGGTTGTTGACAGCAGCTAGATTGAGCCAGGACTTGCGCATAAGATATTCACGATGTAGGAGCCATATGAAGCATAAAACCTCTACAAGCCTGGATTTTCCATGCTCAAGCGCAACCTTATGGTGGGCATGCCTTCTGAAGAAAGTACCCTGTTTTCTGGAACGGCTGCCTTGAGCGGGCTCTTGACCACTGACTTGAAGCACTTCTTTCTCGAGACTGATGAGAATACTAACGTCGGCTATTCGGTGGCCTGTTGATCACTCTGTTCCTTTGCATTCTATCTTCTCTGTCGAAGCATGCACCCGGTTGAGGCACTTCGGACTCTCCTGCTTCATTGCGACCTCCTTGACTTCCTTGGCGCGCTACCAGACACACTCCATTTGGTGGAAACCAGCCTGTTGACAGACAGCGGCAGGCACAAAGACGTGCTGTTTGGTGTACTCGATGCCCTTGGATGGTGTGAGCCACTTATTCAGCCTCGGGTCACTCATCATCTGCGACAATGGGAGGGCCAACTTGCCTGGACACGCTGTATTCGTGAACAATGATGTACATGGGCTGGCTCCTTTCCGGTCGTGGTAAAACCCTTTACCTGGGTCTCCTGAGCGCGCGCACAGTGATGCATGGCGTATAAAAATCAAAGGACGTGTTTGTTGGTCCCAGCTTCGAGCGGCAGTTCGTTGCCTGAGACGAGTTGATAGACACGGGAATCCAAAGACATGGGGGCGAGGCATGACGGGCAGGTTGAGACGCGAGGACCGTCACGGCATCTTCTAAACCTTGCAGAGAAATACGAAGGCTCATGCCGCCCCGGTGCAAAGGTTGCGCGCCATGGAAGTCGCCGCAGCCGGAGAGCATGCTCTGCTGCGTGGGAGCAGGagtcgacaacgacgagcCGCTGGTCGTCGTCTCACATCTATATCGAACTTTTAGCCTCCCCCCCACTTCAAATCATGATTTTGCGATCCAAGGTTCTTGCTCTCTCGCTCTTTGCTCATATCCACCGCAGCACTGGACGACACCCGGCTCTGCGAAgagggtgacgatggacttTGATGAGAAGGCCTAGAGGCGCCGGAAGAGGGCAGTGTAACGGAAAGAGGTGCCAACGTAGATTTTGACGCGTGTCCATCAAAAAGCACACATTGGAAGAGCACTTACTTGTGCATACGGGAACcgggaaaaagggggggggagtgagCTCGAGAGGACCTTGCCAACACGGTACCAAACTCCATGGACAAAACCATTGTGTTAGCCTCTACCTCTCATCCTCTGTATCGAGACGATCTCGCATAAGCGAATGCCCAAAGTCTTGCTTGGAACGGCAACTATGCGTCGCGTATCCGACGAGGAATTCAGTCTACCTCTCAAGGGACAGCCTACGTCCGCAGTCCCAATACAGCGGCGAGTTCCAGTCAGCGAATAGGACACCCAAGGAAATCCCGAACCACATGTGTTGGCAGGCCCTTCCGTTTTGTAGCGCATGTTCACAAGAGAAGCAGCCTCTAGAACAACGAGGAGCAGTGAATGATGGTCATAATAGGTCATAAATATTGAGGCGTTTTGTATGCGCCATGCTCTTACTATGCTTTCCTCTACCCAACCCGGCCCAATGCAAGAAGCCGCCTCGTGTCGATGATAACTCCAAACCCTGTTCTTTTGGTACTCCTTGATTATGATGCAATACTTGTGTTTTGTGCAAACCAATCCCATTAACCCCGCTTCTCATCCAGATCCCTCATTTCCCCGACAAGAGGGCTGGGCTGGATCTCGTCGCcagcctccttctccctcgacgacgacgacgacgaggcctcggccgccatgACGCCCCCGGAGCTCTTGTTCTTATGTTGCTCCTTAAAGTATCCGTGCATGGCCTCGGAGAACATGTCCGGGTCCTCCCAGACCTCGGGCTCTTTCTCGCCCTGCGCCGCTTGCCTCTCTTCCCACTCCTTGCGCATGTCCTCGATCTGCGCCTTGTGGTCCTTCTCGGCATCGTAATGCTTGCCGACGCCACGTAGACGTTCCCAGACACTGAGATGGGTGGGGTGTACGGCGACGCCATGGTATTCCGACTCCTTGCCGTTGCGGATGTAGGTCCAGCGACGCTCCTGCTCCTTGAGGTCCAGGCCCGTGGTGTCGGGCAGGAAGAGCCAGGTGAGGAGCATGCCGGCAAGACCGAACCACGGGACGACTAAGAACTTGGTTCGGGTGTCGATGTAGTTGTACAGGAcggaggcgaggagggctCCGGCCTTTCCGATGCAGGCGGAGAACCCGTGGGCCGTGGCGCGGATGGGTGTGGGGAACACCTCGCCAGCGACGAGGAAGGTGACCGAGTTGGGGCCGAACTGATTGAAAAAGGAGCTGAGGAAGTACATGGCCTGGAAAGCGTGGACGCCGGCCGGGCTGACGTAGTAGTCGTAGTTGAAGGCGGGGATGACGAACATGACGAAGCACATGAGAAATCCGACCTGCTGCATCATCTTGCGGCCGTAGAGCTTGTTGTCAATAAAGAGGGAGGCGAGGTAGTAGCCGCAGAGGGAAACGACGACGTTGATCAAGCCCCAGGTCCACTTGGTCAGGAGTGAGTCCGGGTTGCTGGAGATGATAGAGATGAACTGGCCCTGAAAGAGCTTGTTGCCGTAGAAAAAGACGTCGTTGCAAAACCAAGTACCAGCGGTGGCCAAGAGGCGGCCGCCAAAGTGCTGACAGCAATACTTGAGAGCGTTGACGTCGTAGCCGGTGACGCCTTGCTTCTTtttggcgagggcgagctgcTGGTTCGCGCGCGGCATCTTCCAGATACGGTAGTAGACGAGCCACAGGGTGCCGATGGCGGGAAGGGCGAAGGAGAGGCGGAAAGTGTActgggcggcggagacggagTACGGGCCGTTGCCGTAGCCGCGGTTGAATATGACGAGCAGAACGATAAGGACGACTTGGTTTACGAGCTGACCCCAGCCTTGCATCAGAAAAGCCATGGTGACCTTGCGGCCACGGTGCAGACGGTCGTCGCGCGTGGACATGCGCCCAGCGCCGACCGAGTTCTCCATGGAGGACGTAGCGGTAATGGGGTATTCACCTCCGACACCGAAGCCgtagaagaagagggaccAGGCGTAGAAGATGACCCAGCCCTGCATGGAGGCGGCCCAGCTGCCCGTCAGGAGCAGCAGACCGACAAacatgatggcggcgtcctGAATGAGACCGAAGCGACGGCCGATCCAGTCACCGATGACCTGCAACCTGATCAGAAAAGGACGATTCCAGACATCAGAATTCTAGGACTTACACCAATGGCGGCTTGACCAATCATAATACCGACAATCTCGAGATAAGTGACGGAGGCGACCCAATTCTGGGAACACACAGTATGCGCCTTTCCCCAGCATTCAGGCCAGACAGCAGCAAACAAGGGCTCCAGGTTACCAATGGAGAACAAGACGTAGccctcgagaccgaggccggcaCCAGGGAGTACGGCGTTGCGAAAGTACCAAGCCAGGGGCGAAAGAGGGTCCTTCTTCATCATGTCACCGGTGGCCCTGAGCTCCTTGAGGGCTTCCTCGCGGTCGACCTTGCTCACGAAGTTGACACGCTTCCACCAGGGCAAATCAGCCCAGTAGGTACCGTCGGGCGTGTAGGAGTCGTCGGGGCGCGTGACATGGCCAAAAATCTGGCGTTCATACTCTGTGGTATGTTCTGTGGGGAAGTCATTGTGCTCGTCGCCCGTCTCAGGGCCATGGGGCACGGGAAGGACGCCAATGGGGGCAGAATGGCGATTCTGATGGGTCGCCATTGTGAAGAAAGACAGCGAGGTGTCCGAGAGACTTCGTTTGGGTCGTAAATAGAAGTTGGACGAAGACGACTCGGGGTGGCTCGCacggcgatgacgaaggGCGGGCAAGCGGTGGTATTTAGACGACTGTCTCGTCGGATGTGTTGCGGACAGGCCAAAACGGAACCTTGGAACAATGGGACGGTGCCCCGTGGCAAGGTTCAATGGCTGAAGGCTTTCCTTGCTTTCACCTGAAGAAAGCAGGcaaagagaggagggggagggagggggacggAGGGTTGATGGTGGCCACGGCgggagaagggaaagaaggaaaggggaCGACCAAGCCAAGAGGGACGGGAGCAGATATAAGCAATCCTGAAATGGTGGAGAGCTCAACTGGGCAAGCTGGGGAGCATGGCCTGGCTCGCCTCAGCGACAAAACGTCTCGAGAAGAAGTGGAATCGGCCGAACGCCGAGGTCCCTTGGAGCTCTTGGAGCGGCTCGATTCTGAGCCAGTCTCGGTTGAGAACTGGGTACCGTGGAGGCTTGGTGGGCATTTCAACGGCGGGCCAACGGTTCTGTGATGTGCCGAATGGTCCCATGgttggtgtgtgtggtgtaTCCGTATACTGTATACCATACAACGGCACGGTAGACATGGTAGTCTCGAATCTTTTTCCAAAGTGAGTGACCGACGGCAAACGAAAGCTAGGGACGAAAAGAGGGGCGGAGCAGAGCAGATACAGAGCGATCACCAGTGACCACAACGACGGACGAGCTGCAGGACTTGATGTAAGCGTGTCCATCCGCGGGCAATAGACCGGGGACCGATGGGTGAAGCAGCGGAAAAAGAGGTTAGGTGTGGCCACTTCGCCCACTTACACCCCACTGGGGGTTGGGTTGGGATCCAGGGCTATTGACCGGAGCATGGGATGGCATGGCAAGGCGTGAAGAAGGAAGGTCCCCAGTGCCAGCGGCGTACCGAGTAAATAGTGTAAGTGCTTGGGATGAAATgaagtgtgtgtgtatgctTCATACGTTGGCTTTGGGGACACTCTTTCCAATGGAAAAGTCCGATCAAGACCTACCTACTGACTGTACGATGAAAGGAAGATGAAATAATGCTCGGAGACAAGGGCGGACAACCCACGGGCCTGGTCTGCCCGCGACTCACTTGACCACAAAGCCAGAAAGTGATGGCACCAAGTGCTTTTGCTACACTGGGGAAAACAAGACACAAATTCAACACACGGTCAATCCGAAAACGGCGGGGCGCACTAGCTTTACGTCACCAGGTTTAGCTAGCTTGGCCCAGCATCCGTACAGCAGAAAGGGGCGATGACAGGTAAAAAAAAACCAACCCGAGCAGTTAGTACAGTATTTTAGAAGCAAGGCCCAggcacacacgcacacaaaCTTTTGGCCCCCCCGGGAGAATCGATCCTGCACTTTACGGTCAACATGACAGAGTCAGGTGTGTCCTGTTTTGTCTCTTGTGGATAGGTAGGCACCTTGGGATACCTATTCAACAGTGGTATTGTCCACCCAGTTGGCGGTACCTTAcatgtacctacctatctcACAAAATAGGTACGTACCGTAGGTGCCCCCATCAGCTTGGACAGCAGCGCTGTTTAGttcggccggcggcggcgagtgaGGCGACCAAGTTAGTTCGGTCCCGTCACCCTTAACGTATGGATGGTCTTacttgtctttttttcttttttctgcATCTGCTTTGAACGAATGAATGGCCTTGAACTTCAATCCCACGCACGACAGAGTTCAGTCTCTCGgctcgtctcggccatcccAACTTCTTCTGCAATATTACTTACATGGTCAACATGAGCAACACCTTTTTCTACAGCCCTCCCCTCCTAGTCTCCTGCGGACCCCTCATTACCTGGATATCCCAAGTTGCCCTCTTCACCATGCCCTTTCCCCAATCTCTTCCAGACATGTCCCTTGCCCCTCCTCTATCCGTTTGCTATCTGCTGTTGCCTACCATGCAAGAGAAtggaaaagaacaagaaaaaaaagggccTAGGCGCTCCGTATCTTCCTGACTCGCCCCGCCAAGTGCGGCTGCAGAAGAGCCCTGCAGAAAGAATCGTCAGATGCTCCTTCGAGTCTTGACCCTTCTcaggctctctctctctcgcccgcgcccccccccaccaaGCCGACAAGGaaaggcgaagaagaaggcaaaaGGTGGATTGTCGAACCAATCTCGTCTTGCAGGTTCTCATACCCCACAAAATTATCCCCGCTAGTCACCCATCCATGCACGCTGCCCGCCCCTCCTTGCCCCCCTgtccccctctctctctgcgaGTTGAGGTTCCTTCGACGACCTTAAAGGAATTACGTCTCAGCAAACCCCCTTCGCCCGAAACAAAACTTGCCCAGATGGACCAATCAGCTGTTCGAAAGCAAGAACGTGCCAGATCGATTGACTGCCAGCGAACCCGCACTTCCGGCATGGCCTGCTTCTGGgggacgacatcgtcgtcgtcggcgtcacTCTGCTGATAGAGGGGACGCGTcggaaaaaaaaaacctttCCAAAGGGGGACAAATCGAACAATCAATCGTCCGGTGGAATTGCCAGATGGGCAATAATCATTTATTCATGGGTTTGCTCCCGCATgccgagccgccgccgagccgctGGGCGACTTTCCCTGGTATCCTTTGCTAGCCGCCTTCGAGGAATTGCTCGCGTGCTCggtttcctcttccctcttccgAGTCCTCTTCCCTTGAATGAGACTCCTCTCACAAACCCCTTCCCTAGCCTCTAGGTGCCTACCGCCAAGCTGCCAAGCCCACACGATTTTCCTAAGCCACGCCCGCCACGCACATTGGCAAAGCTTCTTTGCACTCATCGTCTCACTCGTGTCTCTCAACCCTATCTCTCACtcagcctctctctccatttCTCCTGGccccctcgtcgccaaggagcCTCAAGACGTCAGCTCGCAGAATGACTCGAACTTATAGCACGAGCACAAGCATCCCAAAACACGCATTGTGAACTCAAACCACTCGATACCATCAGAATGATATAGGACAAGACTATTTTGTCAGAA is drawn from Colletotrichum destructivum chromosome 6, complete sequence and contains these coding sequences:
- a CDS encoding Putative ERCC4 domain, restriction endonuclease type II, crossover junction endonuclease Mus81, whose amino-acid sequence is MAGEHEQYANPLLLDWVKEWLDTARERNMKSTSTYRNAYESLKACPITFKHPRQLTQLKGFGDKLSSRLTDKLKEHCEASGLPMPKNPRLSKESHASLGGTADDDELPPPKKARKAKPYVPTYRSGPYAILLSLSALDEDAQLGMTKANLVELAQEHCDSSFSVPSDTTKFYTAWNSMKTLIEKDLVCEKGRPQRRYSLTDEGWEVARRIKKTTQPSGRVDDVVAGPSAGSSACPEPATGPDPVTIAPSRDASLSVEPVEQPKPKSVYEGVVANGPVVSDDASLPTFTPIRLAPGSFTVHLALDIREVRAVKDRDYMQDELTKKGVKPLMRALEIGDAQWVAKCHDSAALARHGAEGDEVILDWIVERKRLDDLVSSIKDGRFHEQKFRLRKSGVKNVVYIVEEIAMDSGYYSKVEEMIQSATASTQVVNGYFLKKTQKMDDTIRYLARMTFMLKKMYESKPLLVIPTSVLTAQNYLPLLEHLRRKEPLTGYYITYPAFASLASKSDMMTLRDIYLKMLMTTRGITGEKALEIQKRWKTPHNFIKAFQECGSGEQGVKRKREMVIDGLPNLVGRKKIAKAVSQRLAEVWGDA
- a CDS encoding Putative lumazine-binding protein, producing the protein MFTGIVEEIGVVSELNPNDETGGTSLTITLPESSTLLSDCHLGDSIAINGVCLTVTQFETTPPSFKVGVAPETLRITNLGSLAKDSRVNLERAVRADTRMGGHFVQGHVDTTAAILAVTPDGNALTFRFAPRDKAVLRYVVYKGYVALDGTSLTVTKVDDDEGWWEVMLISYTQEKVVVAGKKPGDTVNVEVDMMAKYAEKSLAGYLGGAGSAPLERMVERIVAEGLGGKS
- a CDS encoding Putative major facilitator, sugar transporter, MFS transporter superfamily; this encodes MATHQNRHSAPIGVLPVPHGPETGDEHNDFPTEHTTEYERQIFGHVTRPDDSYTPDGTYWADLPWWKRVNFVSKVDREEALKELRATGDMMKKDPLSPLAWYFRNAVLPGAGLGLEGYVLFSIGNLEPLFAAVWPECWGKAHTVCSQNWVASVTYLEIVGIMIGQAAIGVIGDWIGRRFGLIQDAAIMFVGLLLLTGSWAASMQGWVIFYAWSLFFYGFGVGGEYPITATSSMENSVGAGRMSTRDDRLHRGRKVTMAFLMQGWGQLVNQVVLIVLLVIFNRGYGNGPYSVSAAQYTFRLSFALPAIGTLWLVYYRIWKMPRANQQLALAKKKQGVTGYDVNALKYCCQHFGGRLLATAGTWFCNDVFFYGNKLFQGQFISIISSNPDSLLTKWTWGLINVVVSLCGYYLASLFIDNKLYGRKMMQQVGFLMCFVMFVIPAFNYDYYVSPAGVHAFQAMYFLSSFFNQFGPNSVTFLVAGEVFPTPIRATAHGFSACIGKAGALLASVLYNYIDTRTKFLVVPWFGLAGMLLTWLFLPDTTGLDLKEQERRWTYIRNGKESEYHGVAVHPTHLSVWERLRGVGKHYDAEKDHKAQIEDMRKEWEERQAAQGEKEPEVWEDPDMFSEAMHGYFKEQHKNKSSGGVMAAEASSSSSSREKEAGDEIQPSPLVGEMRDLDEKRG